The proteins below come from a single Aegilops tauschii subsp. strangulata cultivar AL8/78 chromosome 6, Aet v6.0, whole genome shotgun sequence genomic window:
- the LOC109744897 gene encoding wall-associated receptor kinase 1-like, with product MAIPSQLLPYLLAAAAAFLILSAIAEQRGLEEQQQQQQAVVARPRCQDMCGNISIPFPFGMGKPRCFLPGFEVICNTSSSGRPRLFLAYNESGPVQVVSALNHRFTARNVTASFVMKNAVELMDISVAHNEARAYRAVSSACSTNSTHFRAKFQYTNLGDEGPFLLSAMRNVLIGVGSNVESMMMTSTGETGNEMKAYMPSCLSNLMGKLKYATDGNGTCSGLGCCQAALPLNVTEFGVSFMPRLNLLWQTNPCFYGMLVEKSWYNFSVHDLYGRELLYPRGVPVVLEFAIRNLGSCPPEGQQKPQGYACISGNSTCVNTTRGDDYVCKCLEHYDGNPYIIGGCLDIDECKLPDSYPCWNGGICSNRLEGYDCPCKSGMNGKTGHCVENFPLPAKVIVGLAACIVVLVVMVMARQLLTLKRFYEQNGGPVLKGVKNIKIYRRKEMKQITNNYNRVIGEGNFGKVYMGTLENKQQVAIKRSIKVDKNMKAEFTGEVIVQSEMRHKNIARLLGCCLELDVPMLVYEYVSRGSLYDALFGLRRVHIIPVDMRLQIAVGSAEGLTYMHSAGESTIRHGDVKSANILLDENFCPKVSDFGTSRLLAGGKSEKTERVVGDMSYIDPIYMDQGIVTQKSDVYSFGVVLIELITRRPATYSNKRNYVTSFVEAYLDKRVRNLIDNDITSEVDIKLLEMVSGVAMECVKLNPEERLDMKQVEHRLLEIIGQGVQNGQGRNYQADLGPAPDDVALLKSWGE from the exons ATGGCAATACCCTCCCAGCTGCTGCCATATCTCCTTGCAGCAGCAGCGGCGTTCTTGATCTTGTCTGCGATTGCGGAACAACGAGGactagaagagcagcagcagcagcagcaggcggTAGTGGCACGTCCGCGCTGCCAGGACATGTGCGGCAACATCAGCATTCCCTTCCCCTTCGGCATGGGGAAGCCCAGGTGCTTCCTTCCTGGCTTCGAGGTCATCTGCAACACCTCCTCGTCCGGTCGCCCCCGCCTGTTCCTTGCGTACAACGAGAGCGGGCCAGTCCAGGTGGTGAGTGCTCTGAACCACAGGTTCACCGCCCGCAACGTCACTGCTTCCTTTGTGATGAAGAACGCCGTGGAACTCATGGACATATCAGTTGCTCACAACGAGGCCCGGGCATACAGGGCGGTCAGCTCCGCCTGCAGCACAAATAGTACACATTtccgtgccaagttccaatacACAAACTTGGGTGACGAGGGCCCGTTCCTCCTGTCGGCGATGAGAAATGTTCTCATCGGTGTCGGCTCCAACGTCGAGTCCATGATGATGACCTCAACCGGGGAGACGGGGAATGAGATGAAAGCGTACATGCCGTCCTGCCTTTCCAACCTCATGGGGAAGCTCAAGTACGCGACAGACGGTAACGGTACATGCTCCGGGTTGGGATGCTGTCAAGCTGCCTTGCCCCTGAATGTGACTGAGTTTGGAGTCTCGTTCATGCCCCGGCTCAACCTACTGTGGCAAACCAATCCGTGCTTCTATGGCATGCTGGTGGAGAAATCCTGGTACAACTTCTCTGTGCACGACTTGTATGGCCGCGAGCTGTTATACCCCAGGGGTGTACCCGTTGTGCTGGAGTTCGCCATCAGGAACCTTGGTTCATGTCCACCGGAAGGACAGCAGAAACCTCAGGGCTATGCGTGCATCAGCGGCAACAGCACTTGTGTCAACACCACCAGAGGCGATGACTATGTCTGCAAGTGCTTGGAGCATTACGATGGCAACCCATACATCATTGGTGGATGCCTTG ACATAGATGAATGCAAGCTCCCTGATTCGTATCCTTGCTGGAATGGCGGGATCTGCAGCAACAGGCTGGAAGGCTATGACTGTCCATGCAAATCTGGAATGAATGGCAAAACCGGACACTGCGTGGAAAATTTCCCTCTGCCAGCAAAGGTGATTGTGG GCCTTGCTGCTTGTATTGTTGTACTTGTCGTCATGGTTATGGCCCGTCAACTCCTGACACTCAAGAGGTTCTATGAACAAAATGGTGGACCAGTACTAAAAGGTGTAAAGAACATAAAGATATATAGAAGGAAAGAAATGAAACAAATTACAAATAACTACAATCGTGTCATTGGAGAAGGAAACTTCGGGAAGGTTTATATGGGGACTCTAGAAAATAAACAACAAGTGGCTATAAAGAGGTCCATCAAAGTTGACAAGAATATGAAGGCAGAATTCACTGGCGAAGTTATAGTACAATCTGAGATGAGACACAAGAACATTGCAAGGCTCCTAGGTTGTTGCTTAGAGCTGGATGTTCCAATGTTGGTATACGAATATGTATCAAGAGGGAGTCTATATGATGCTCTATTTGGATTGAGGCGTGTACATATCATACCGGTAGATATGCGCCTACAAATTGCTGTTGGGTCAGCTGAAGGACTAACATACATGCATTCAGCAGGGGAGAGTACAATCCGTCATGGTGATGTTAAATCTGCCAATATTCTTCTTGATGAAAATTTCTGCCCTAAAGTCTCAGACTTTGGTACCTCGAGGTTGCTCGCAGGAGGAAAGTCCGAGAAGACTGAACGTGTCGTCGGGGACATGAGTTACATAGATCCGATATATATGGACCAGGGGATTGTTACACAGAAGAGTGATGTCTACAGCTTTGGGGTTGTTCTTATAGAGCTTATCACGAGGAGGCCCGCAACATACTCTAACAAGAGGAACTATGTTACAAGCTTTGTCGAAGCGTATCTAGACAAAAGAGTAAGAAACTTGATTGACAATGATATCACAAGTGAGGTGGATATTAAACTCTTGGAAATGGTCAGTGGAGTTGCCATGGAGTGTGTAAAACTTAATCCCGAAGAACGCCTAGATATGAAACAAGTAGAGCATCGTCTCCTCGAAATTATTGGTCAAGGTGTGCAGAATGGACAAGGGAGAAACTACCAGGCAGATCTCGGTCCTGCGCCGGATGATGTTGCTTTGCTCAAGTCTTGGGGAGAATGA